CCTCTACCAGCGACCTCCGGCAGTACTTCGCTCACACCGCACTGGTCGACCACGACGTCAATCCGCGCGTCGTCAAGGCTACGGGCGGCTGGCAGAGCTTTGAAGCCCTCGAGTCGTACCTCCCCGAGCCGGCGGACGCCGAGATCGTCGACGCCTTCGACGCCGTCGAGGGGCCGTCGAGCCCTCGCTCGGGCGACCCCCAACCCGGTCGGGCGGTGGGCGACGACAGCGTCGTCAGACTGTTACTGGCGGCCAGCGACCGGTACGCGCTCGTTCGCCTCGACGCCGACGGCTACGTCGAGCGCTGGAACCGCAGCGCGGCCGCGCTGTTCGGGTATCGGGCGAGCGAAATCGTCGGCACGCACGTCTCGACGTTCTACACCGACGAGGCCGTCGACGCCGGCGTTCCCGATCGGACGCTCTCGAGGGCGCTCGAGGAATCGGGCGTCGAAACCGACGGATGGCGGGTTCACGAGGACGGCTCGCAGTTCCACGCGACCGAAGTCGTCTCGCCCCTGCGGGACGACCAGGGAACGCATCACGGCTTCGCCGTCTTCGTCCGTGACGGGACCGCCGCCCACGAGGAACTCGAAGCCGTTCGCGACCGGAGGGACGAACTCGACGGCCTGTACGCGGTCGCCCGGCGTCACCGCGCGGTAACCCGGGCGCTGCTCGAATCGACCGACCACGAGGAGGTCGAAACCGCGACCTGTGCCGCACTCACCGACGGCCGGGCCTACGAGTTCGCCTGGATCGACCGGGCGACGATCTCGGATCGCCGCCGGGAGTGGCGTGCGGCCAGCGGCATCGACCCCGGTTCGGTCGACCGGGTCGTTCCCGATGCGTGGCGCGACGACGGGTCGACGGTGTCACTCGATCGCTCGCCCCCGGGAGACGACGGCGGGTCGGGGTCGGACGGGCAGGTGAGCGTCGCGGACGACGTCACGGCGACCCTCGACGGCGACACCTCGTTCGATGGAACCGTCGCGAGAGTCTCCCTCGCCTACGGCGACACCGTCTACGGGACGCTCTCGGTCGCGACCGAACGCGACGGTGCGTTCGAGGACGACGAGCGGACGTGGCTCGCGACGATCGGCCGGCAGGTCGGGTACGCCATCGCCGCCATCCGCCGACGGAA
This portion of the Natrinema salinisoli genome encodes:
- a CDS encoding bacterio-opsin activator domain-containing protein, which gives rise to MSLEGTGRAVLTRREYESLLDAAETYREALVIRLCGDVGLRPAELPRLTIDDIEQVRIDPPRYLMRVPTDDDRGTRTAYLPTRVERELRRYARSNDLSTDDRIFTVTPRRLQMLVSDVATRASDLFDEPELADASTSDLRQYFAHTALVDHDVNPRVVKATGGWQSFEALESYLPEPADAEIVDAFDAVEGPSSPRSGDPQPGRAVGDDSVVRLLLAASDRYALVRLDADGYVERWNRSAAALFGYRASEIVGTHVSTFYTDEAVDAGVPDRTLSRALEESGVETDGWRVHEDGSQFHATEVVSPLRDDQGTHHGFAVFVRDGTAAHEELEAVRDRRDELDGLYAVARRHRAVTRALLESTDHEEVETATCAALTDGRAYEFAWIDRATISDRRREWRAASGIDPGSVDRVVPDAWRDDGSTVSLDRSPPGDDGGSGSDGQVSVADDVTATLDGDTSFDGTVARVSLAYGDTVYGTLSVATERDGAFEDDERTWLATIGRQVGYAIAAIRRRNLLLSDRVVELEIACRDDGSFFVDASRRLDCRFELDSLVPIGESTQLSYVRLEGASPADVFELADDAPWIEDCRLVETDEDGWRVEFVVQGSSPVLTLTEYGVTVHEAVFEGGSATITGDCAADADLRTIVDGLRSAFPDSELLGKREAERAVQTAREFREGLEDRLTDRQEAALRAAYFGGYYDWPRESTAEEVADAMGVSSPTLHNHLRKGQHELLRTFFDEPGG